One Coleofasciculus sp. FACHB-T130 genomic region harbors:
- a CDS encoding cupin domain-containing protein: MTLPIKEIVLAPGEGRHLTIGNSEATFKAVGADTHGNLGLFEFSLEPDGTGAQPHIHRQMEEMFYVLEGEVEILVGDRTVKGQPGAFVLVPRGTPHGFANHSTKPAKLLIMFCPGGEREKYFEGLAELMKDGQKPDREALLELMRGFDQEPVEI, from the coding sequence ATGACTTTACCGATAAAAGAAATTGTACTAGCGCCTGGAGAAGGCAGGCATCTTACTATTGGTAACAGCGAAGCTACATTTAAAGCGGTTGGTGCCGATACTCACGGGAACTTAGGGCTGTTTGAGTTTAGCCTAGAACCGGATGGAACCGGGGCGCAACCACACATCCATCGCCAGATGGAGGAGATGTTTTATGTCCTGGAAGGGGAAGTGGAAATCCTCGTCGGGGATAGAACAGTAAAAGGACAACCAGGGGCATTTGTGCTTGTCCCTCGCGGTACACCTCACGGGTTCGCTAACCACAGTACAAAGCCAGCGAAGCTGTTAATAATGTTTTGTCCGGGGGGAGAACGCGAAAAATATTTTGAGGGACTAGCTGAACTGATGAAAGACGGGCAAAAACCCGATCGGGAAGCTTTGCTTGAGTTAATGCGAGGATTCGACCAGGAACCAGTAGAAATTTAG
- the ureC gene encoding urease subunit alpha: MSYRMDRRAYAETYGPTVGDRVRLADTELFIEVEQDFTTYGDEVKFGGGKVIRDGMGQSPISNADGAVDLVITNALILDWWGIVKADIGIKNGNIFKIGKAGNPYIQDNVEIIIGPGTEVVAGEGMILTAGGIDSHIHFICPQQIEVAIASGITTMIGGGTGPATGTNATTCTPGPWNMYRMLQAADAFPVNLGFLGKGNSSQPQGLIEQVLAGAIGLKLHEDWGTTPATIDTCLSVADNYDVQVAIHTDTLNEAGFVETTIAAFKNRVIHTYHTEGAGGGHAPDIIKVCGEANVLPSSTNPTRPYTVNTLDEHLDMLMVCHHLDPSIPEDVAFAESRIRRETIAAEDILHDLGAFSMISSDSQAMGRVGEVIIRTWQTAHKMKVQRGNLSPLLPGEGQERADNFRAKRYVAKYTINPAITHGISQYVGSVEVGKLADLCLWRPAFFGVKPEIVIKGGAIAYAQMGDANASIPTPQPVHMRPMFGSFGGAIAATSLTFISQAALEQEIPSQLKLQKPAVAVSGTRQLSKRDMKLNDALPHMEVNPETYEVRADGELLTCEPATVLPLAQRYFLF; the protein is encoded by the coding sequence ATGAGTTACAGAATGGATCGCCGCGCTTACGCCGAAACCTATGGTCCGACAGTCGGCGATCGCGTTCGTCTTGCTGATACCGAATTATTCATCGAAGTCGAACAAGACTTCACGACCTACGGCGATGAAGTGAAATTCGGTGGCGGCAAAGTCATCCGAGATGGCATGGGACAATCTCCTATTTCTAATGCCGACGGTGCCGTCGATCTGGTAATTACCAACGCCTTAATCCTCGACTGGTGGGGGATTGTCAAAGCCGATATTGGTATTAAAAATGGCAATATTTTTAAAATTGGGAAAGCTGGAAATCCTTACATTCAAGACAACGTAGAGATTATTATTGGCCCTGGAACTGAGGTCGTTGCCGGGGAAGGAATGATTCTCACCGCTGGCGGGATTGACAGCCACATTCACTTTATTTGTCCGCAACAAATTGAAGTCGCGATCGCATCCGGCATCACCACCATGATCGGCGGTGGTACTGGCCCCGCTACGGGTACAAATGCGACCACTTGCACTCCTGGCCCGTGGAATATGTACCGGATGCTGCAAGCCGCTGACGCCTTCCCGGTAAATCTAGGCTTCTTAGGGAAAGGCAATAGCAGCCAACCCCAAGGACTAATCGAACAAGTCTTAGCTGGGGCGATAGGTTTAAAACTGCACGAAGACTGGGGCACCACACCCGCGACGATTGATACTTGCTTGAGCGTTGCGGATAATTATGATGTGCAGGTAGCCATTCATACCGATACCTTGAACGAGGCCGGTTTTGTAGAAACCACCATCGCCGCATTTAAGAATCGCGTTATTCACACTTACCACACCGAGGGAGCCGGTGGAGGTCACGCGCCGGACATTATCAAAGTATGCGGCGAAGCGAACGTCCTGCCCTCTTCCACCAACCCGACGCGCCCTTATACCGTCAATACCCTAGACGAACACCTGGATATGCTAATGGTGTGTCATCACCTCGACCCCAGCATTCCCGAAGATGTCGCCTTTGCCGAGTCCCGGATTCGCCGGGAAACCATTGCCGCTGAAGATATCCTGCACGATTTGGGCGCATTCAGCATGATTTCCTCTGATTCTCAGGCGATGGGGCGGGTCGGCGAGGTAATCATTCGCACCTGGCAAACGGCACACAAAATGAAAGTGCAGCGGGGAAACCTTTCCCCATTGCTACCAGGAGAGGGGCAAGAGAGGGCGGATAATTTCCGGGCAAAGCGCTACGTTGCTAAATATACAATCAATCCAGCCATTACCCACGGGATTTCGCAGTATGTTGGTTCGGTAGAAGTGGGGAAATTGGCGGATTTGTGCCTCTGGCGTCCGGCATTTTTTGGCGTCAAGCCAGAGATAGTCATCAAAGGGGGTGCGATCGCTTACGCTCAAATGGGCGATGCCAACGCTAGTATCCCCACACCGCAACCAGTGCATATGCGCCCAATGTTCGGCAGTTTTGGAGGCGCGATCGCTGCCACTTCTCTAACTTTTATTTCCCAAGCGGCACTCGAACAAGAGATTCCCAGCCAGCTTAAGCTACAAAAGCCAGCCGTTGCCGTCAGCGGTACGCGGCAGCTCAGTAAGCGAGACATGAAATTAAACGATGCCCTGCCTCACATGGAAGTAAATCCGGAAACCTACGAAGTGCGAGCCGATGGGGAATTGCTGACTTGCGAACCGGCAACCGTTCTCCCATTAGCACAACGCTACTTTTTATTCTGA
- a CDS encoding DUF1349 domain-containing protein, translating into MEWYNEPPTWNVQGNTIIITAAGKTDFWRETHYGFIRDNGHFFYQPANKDFMVEVKVSGEYRDLYDQAGLMLRLDEANWLKCGIEFVEGVQQVSAVVTRDYSDWSVVPLPDNPTSLWMRVHRRGTAVEVQYSLDGTQYTMLRLGYLTPVETVNVGIMCASPEGNGFSMKFEGFKINRL; encoded by the coding sequence ATGGAATGGTATAACGAACCGCCAACTTGGAATGTCCAAGGCAATACAATTATCATTACAGCCGCTGGGAAAACTGATTTTTGGCGAGAAACTCACTACGGCTTTATTCGAGATAACGGTCACTTTTTTTATCAGCCAGCGAACAAAGACTTCATGGTTGAGGTGAAAGTTAGTGGTGAGTATCGAGATTTGTACGATCAAGCCGGATTGATGCTGCGCTTAGATGAGGCGAATTGGTTAAAATGTGGCATTGAATTTGTCGAGGGTGTACAACAAGTCAGCGCTGTGGTAACAAGAGATTACTCAGATTGGTCTGTTGTCCCGCTACCAGATAACCCGACTTCTCTTTGGATGCGCGTACATCGACGTGGCACTGCTGTAGAGGTGCAATACTCTCTGGATGGCACCCAGTACACGATGCTACGCCTTGGTTATCTCACGCCAGTTGAGACGGTGAATGTAGGGATAATGTGTGCTTCTCCAGAGGGAAATGGCTTCTCAATGAAATTTGAGGGATTCAAAATTAATCGCTTGTAA